From the Chionomys nivalis chromosome 18, mChiNiv1.1, whole genome shotgun sequence genome, the window TTCCAAGTTTAAAAAACTAATAATGATATTCTTGGCCACAACTCAACGATCTTACCATCTAGTTTACTTCTGTAATTTTCAAATGGTTTGGCTTCATTCATCAAACTCACCATCTGTGTGGAATCAGTAGTTTTTCATAAGTCTAGCTAGAGTCCACGTGCCTACACACCCCCCTCTGGATCCTCAGTATTAAACTCACCTGAGTACTATAGTTTTCAAGAATAAGAGAGTCTAGAGCAATGGTGGAGAATACACAAGTTTTCCCAGTGCCAGACTTGGCTTGAACAATTAAATCTGAGGAAGAAACAAAATACTTATCATTAGCTAGATTCCCTGAAGAAACTAGAGATTAGTATGAGATCAGAGAATGACCAGGCTCTCTCCTAAGACCACCTAGGTGTCACCAGTACTTTCAGTTGACTCTCAAACGCGCACATAGCGTGCTTGATCCCTGACTCGAccagaaccatttctccagccccttggtccCCGAATCTCTACCGATGGCCGTCTCCAACGTGGACTCGAAGCTACAAAGTCTTAACCATCTTCAAACTCCATCGCGCGCCCGGAGTCTCGCCGAGCCCCGCCACGGCGCCGCCCCGGAGCTCCCCCGGCTGACCCAGGTCCTCACCGAGCCCGCAGCGCCCCAGCGGGATGGCCTTGAGCTGCACGGGAGACGGCCTCTCGAAGCCGGCCGCCCGCAGCCCCTCCAGCACGGGCCGCGACAGTAGCAGCGACTCGAAATCCGCCGGCTCCGCCAGCACCACGTCCCCTGTACGCGTCCGCGGCCCGCCGATGTCGTGAGCGGTCCGCAAGCTCCACGGGGAGCTGGGGGTTGGCTCCGCAGCCGGGACCGGCACGGCCAAAGGCTCCGCGGCCATAGCTGACTCCGCGGTTACCAGGGCCGCCGGGGCTTCAAATGCCGCCGCCATGGTAGCCGCGCCTCCAGATCTCGCGATAGTTAAAGTTGAGGCGGGGCTCCTGGGAGcgagaagagaaaaaaactttATTGTCCGTATCCTGGAGAAGACACGGACACACCTGGCCTGGAAGTGGAGGGGACCGAACGGAAGTCGGAGGCTGACGCTCTGGCGTTGGGTGGGGTGCGGGGGGAAAATGTAGCCGGGGGAAGAGACGGGAAGAGCGGAGGAAGATGAAGCTACCCGTGTTGCCGCCTGCGGCCTGCAGAGGGCGTCGCGTGCCCGCGGTGGGCACCGCCCGCCTCCCGCGGCTTTGCTCCGGAATCGGGCGCCCACGGCGCGCTTTGTGACGCAGCACGCGCGTCGGTCTCGGTCTCGGCTGAGCCGCGCGGGTCTCGTTCGCCCGTGGCCACGCCGAAGTCTTCACTCTCGCACCCTTTTGCATTGTCTCTCAGTGCTCCCAGACAGCGCCCCCGAACCCAGCCAGACGGGGTTTGCCACTGTAGGCAGCCCTGTCGCCTCGGTGCCCCAGCCCCCTAGCACAGTGCGGGCGCGGGACGGGAGCCTGATGGTATTTCGAAGCGGAAGCCTAACTGGACGGCCGGTTCCCAGGCTCTGCTTGAGCACTCTCTCGAAAGTCTAGACCAACAGACGTCTCGGGTTCAACGCATCTTTTGTGTGCCCTTTGCCCTTGCTGATCTCGAGTGGACAACTAGCACACCACTTCTCCTTTCTCTAGACCCGCCCACATGAcacctgtttagaggtttttttttttttttttttttattcgagacagggtttctccgtagcttttggttcctgtcctggaactagctcttctagaccaggctggcctcgaactcacagagatccgcctgcctctgcctcccaagtgctgggattaaaggcgtgcgcccaccaccgcccggctagagatCTTTCTTGAAATCGTGAGTCACCACCATATGTCTATTCCTGGCCTTTCCCATTATTCTCATCACTAACCCCCTTGTTTGACTTTTGGTTTGAGTAGCTTAGTTAGTtggggcttttttttgtttgtttgtttttgcttttaagacaaagtcttcctatgcagctcaggctggcctcaaaatcctcctgcctcagcttcccaaatactgagatatgacaggtgtgtgccacaccacACGTGGTCACTCTTCATGATACAGCTACCCAAAATGTTTTTTGTCTCCCTCACCCTGAAGACGGGAACGAACCAATTCTGACTTGTTCTCTTTTGGCctgataggaaaaaaaattgacacTTTAAACAATATTGTCTTCCTCTCTCGAAATGCTCACAGAGACCTGCACAGAGTTTTGTCTCCTAGCCGATTCTAAATCTCAAGTTGAGAAGACTTATCACAATCCTCATTTGTCCTTAAGTTAATTCTGGTCTTGTTTTCCATACATGCACTGATGTCCCCACATCCCAATTGTGTAGAAATATCTTTGGCAAGAAAATTTCACTAGAAGAGGTTCGGAAGATGGATGCTGTCTGCTTACTAATTTACAAAACACGAAGCAAGAACCTACTATCCatatgaaagaagagaaactatTAAGGGACTAAGAATCACAGCTAATAAGGAACCAATATGGCACTAAAGATCTCAGGCTTCCTCTTAGTTGACCACATCTTTCATCCATTAATCCACAAATTACAAATCTGAgaattccttttttattatttggttttttgagacagggtttctctgtagctttggagcctgtcctggaactagttcttgtagaccagggtggcctcgaactcacagagatctgcctgcctctgcctcctgaggaggATTCTTTTTTGCTTTGCTCTCACCCTCTTTCTAACAATTTACTGGCAGATAATGTCTCCGAATACTTCTTCCactcctttttaatttatttctactCTTTTGGTTGTCCTAACTATTGCAACCTTCTCTATTAGCTTCTTTGTCCAGAATCTTCTCTGTGCAGACCATGCACCCCAGAGGCATTGAAATGGCTTCCtttgtctggttttatgtttCCCAAGGGTTGAAACAGCCACTTTGCTTACAAGCCTTTACTATTCAAGAGCACTCCCAGTCAAGAGTGACTCATTcctcacttcttccttcctttcctagtTTCTTCTCCTGTTCCTTTGACAAAATACTTGGacgaaagcaacttaaggaaaaagagttttcttttgtttttctggactGCAGCTCGAGATACAGTCCATTATACTGGCAACCTCAAGGCAgaaggagcttgaagcagctggccAGAGTACATCACGTTCAAGAAACAGGGAGCAATGAATGCTTGCTAGTGAGAAGCAACTTTCTCCACTTTATACATGCCAGGAACCCTGCCCAGAGAATGGTCCCACGCATAGtaagatgggtcttcccacagCAATTCACCTAAAGGGTCATCACCCAGGGCTCAAAGGCCCACCCTCAGGTCATTCCaggtcctgtcaagttgacagctaataCTGATCATTACATGGCCTGTCCTTTTTTGAGATGTTTGCCCATTCATGTTCATACCatgtaggcccatatttccaCATGGTGTGACAGCCAAGTTCTCAGGCCATGGTGGGTATCCCAAGCAGTCACGTCTCCTgccagacaggctgtcactaccTAACAAAAAGTCAGGATGtggttttgcttctttctctgtaatttggaggatgcctgatagagatgTTAATTCAAGCctacgtgacagctagcatacacagcagacaggtagtTGTGGACATGAcgaaaagccattcacctggttacctaggagacagaatgctaatgtatttcccctaagttaagttttggtataaagactgtttggagaataaatgagagGAATTCTTCAAGATATAATGAGGGATCTCTGAGAACCTCCCTCCCGATGAAACCATGTGAGTTTTGTCTTTATTCCTGTCTCCTCACGCCAgtccagagagagatagtttatgctGGGGTCTggtagagaaataatttatgatcCGGGCTAGCACCGGACTCTGTACCATAATGAGAAACCAAAGATTTTCTAAAATgggtggaaagagaaagaaaatgtggggtTTACAGTGTGATGGTAAAGCAGCCTTATTATAAAGGAAGACAATTCTGATAAACACTACAAAATGGAAGAACCTTAAGGACCTTATGCCAAGTGAAGAAGTCAATCAGAGAAAGACAACTACCGTATTCTTCCATTTGTGTGAGCCCACGGAGTGAATCAAACTCACAGATGTAGAAAATAGAATGGTTGTTAGCCAGAGTAGGGAGATGAGCAAGAGCTGTTATTTAGTGGATGTAGAGTTTGGGATTTGGGGGACAAACAAGTgtgggagaccctgtttcacatCAACGTAACTCCACTTAACACTTGAACTGTACACCAAAAAAGCACCAAGATACTAAACTTGGTAAGTGTACTGACCACAAGGTTTTAAAatcataacttttttaaaaagtttctaccACTATGGAAGATGGCTcctcaggtaaaggtgcttgcttccaAGTCTGACCACTTGAGTTCCAGTCAtggatccacatggtggagggagagaactaactcctgcaagttctctatgacctccacatgcatgctgtcatgtgcacataccacaccatacacatgcatgctGTCATGTGCACTTACCacaccatacacatgcatgctgtcatgtgcacataccacaccatacacatgcatactcaaCTTTTTATTCTACCATTACAGAATATCCagtattctgatttttaaatgtataatgaaaaatagCCAAAAGAATTAATACTGTATTAATAAAGGCATTTGCCCTtatgaaatgggaggagaggattCAAGTACTCACTTCGTCTATTTTGATATTTGTTAGGCATTTTCAGAAGACATTTtgaatgtagtttttaaaaacaataaaaaggaggTTAACTGAACAGCTTGAACTGGCATTAGGTCAGTTAATGCAGCTGGATAAGGCAGTTTGTGCTGTCTAGTCCAGtgcttgagaagctgaggctgggggatcagcacaagtttaaggccaacctagggtacatagtgagtaccagcctgggctacagagtaaataCATGTCTGGAAACAATCACTGATAACATCTTTAAAAGGATCACTGATTTTGTCTTCAGGTATTCTATCTGTGCCCTGTGCTTCAGGACTgcaattccagaaataaaaacaggatcCTATAAACGTGGGCCTCGAAGTTCTTCTGGTGGGATGCTCACTAGATGAACagaagcaaagcaaacagaagagcGATAGCACTGCTTTTAATCTTGATGATGATGGAGGATGGTTGATAGTGAAGAATGAGATGAGTGTGGTGATGGTGACAACGGGGCTCAGCTCATATTCTTGTGGGAAAATCACATCACATGAGATGGATACTGCCTTCTCCATTTCACAGTTAAAGAAGGCAAGACACGTAACCAGCTGCAATGCCTATGAAGCACAACGGTATTATGGCAAAATATCCATAAAGGCACAAGAGTGGCTCTCACATTGGTGGTAGCTAACAGCACTCAACAGCAGCAAAATCACACCCCGTGTTAGAAACCCTAGCCCAGCTTCCTGGGACTAATGAGGTCATGGATCATAGATGAGAATCTGTTGCAACCATTTTGTTAGACCAGCCTAACtcccaattatattttatttattttttaaagatttatttattatatatactgtattctgtaccagatcttattacagatggtgtgagccaccatgtggttgcagggaattgaactcaggaccttcggaagaacagacagtgctcctaacctctgagccatctctccagccctcccaatTACATTTTAAATCGTATTCTTAAACTTGCAGGTAAAGGTAGCTACcactcctcatcaaagaagccagacagtggtggctcacacctataatccccaCACTCGAAAgggagaggtaggtggatctctaagtttgaggccagtctggtctagagagggaattccaggatggtcagagctacacagagaaaccctaggaggaagcttctctttgcGGCAAATGAAGCCCACGGTGGAAAACACAGCTGGACACAATGTAGAGATCAGTGGATCTGCCCAGCCCCAGTGGAAACCGATACAGCACAGCTCCTGCGTCTacggctcagggaacatcacagaagaggaaacaaaaagaTCGTAAGAACCAGCATGTCAGGAAGTCTGCTCTGAAACAGTCTCTCCTAGACAACGCCGGTATCAACAGACATGCTAACACAGAACTGGGGCTATCTCCTGGGTCCCATCCctagaaaaagaactgctgagagggagaattagcctcTTCCAGGGATGAGCCTCGTTACTGGGTATCCAACACAAAGTCGTCAGCCCTGAAGTCATATgcccacaaacaataaaaacagactcagcaacttgtatttcatatatttgtgcatacacacgtgtgcGAGTGtctaacaacaataaaaagaggctatcaatttAAGAGTGGGAggtgttagccgggcggtggtggcgcacgcctttaatcccagcacttgggaggcagaggcaggcggatatctgtgagttcgagaccagcctggtctacaagagctagttccaggacaaggctccaaagccacagagaaaccctgtctcgaaaaaccaaaaaaaaaaaaaaagagtgggaggTGTGGAAGGAGCTTGAGGGAAGGGACTTGGGAGGGGCTAGAGGataaaaagggaagggggaagtgaCATAATTCTACTTTAGTTAAAACTATTTTGTAAAAAGGGAGGTAGAAAACTGAGATGACATCATTCCAAGTCCACATGGCTCTGGTCTCAGGCCCAGGCATAAGGACGATATCCGGGAGCCTCTTTCCTGAAGGCTCTTCCTAAGATTTACAGGAGCCCTGAAATTACCTCCTCAGCTACGGAACAGAAgtgactgggcagaacagaacaGAGTCTGGGCCAAGGATGGCTTCCAGTAGAAGGAATGGACTTCAAAGGCCTGTGCCCAGTGATGGCTCATAGACAACCACGAGCCGAGAGAAGTCCTCAGCAACCAGGTAAAACGTGCCCAACCCTCCAGTAGTCACGGGAATGTCATCGGGGATGGAGGGAAGAGGGCAGGCTCTTCTCCAAGCAGGTCTAAGGGTTACTAGGACTGTAATAGATTTGTGACCAAGAGTGCTCAGAGTGAAAATCCCCACAGTGTGCTCCATGCAAGGAGTGGAAATCAGTGAGGAAACCAAAAGGTGACTTTTGCAAAAACTTTTAAGGTTGTTTGGGTCCAGTTTCAGATTCTGCTCCTTTGGTGCCCTTTAACCCGCGCCCAAGACTTCATGCAGGGAGCAGTCCCAGGCCCTATCCTAGCTTCTTCCATTTGTTTACATTTCTGGGTCTCCCAGTAAATAAACTATCAGCCTCTCAAGGGATTTGGTCGCTTCAGGCTACCTATCCCAGCACCAGGTTTGGTGGATCTAGGAAATACTGAACGGATTGGCATTTTCCTGCTGAAATCTCTCTGCTGGGCCTTGTACCCACAGCAGCGGTTCTGTAAATTCATGCCCATCCCTGTCAAAGAAGCTTGCTCTCCCCCCAAGAGACCACTTTTCCTAAAGAAAGTAACATTTTACACTTTGTAGGTATTCTGTTAGGACATTTGTTGTgtatgatgtttttttttttttttcacatatgtCTACATTTTTTAGACTTTTACCAGAGACACTTCTTCAAATAGAAACTCCTATCCTAATTTCTCTTCCACCATCCTTTAGCTGGGCACCAGGGTCTGTACTTTTTGGACAGGACATTGTTCAGAGAATGTCTCCCCTTCAGCGGACTGGTGCTCCTTAGCTGCTTGCAGAGGGGCAAACCCAGGCTACCCCTGAAGAGGAATCAGCAGGGCTGTACTGGAGACCTCCGgtccctcttctgcttcttcttcttggCTCTCTGGTCAGTGTTGATACCAGCTCTCTCCTTTGGATGTGCCTGACTTCTCTCCCCTTCACTCTCTACTTCCCAAGTCCTGCTATCATCATCTTTATCGCTTACATCCAAGACCACCTCCTCAAGAcacttctgtcttttcttctcgcctcttctgacctttctctctctctttgttaagccatccttctcttcttcatcttGGGTGTCCAGGTCCTCCCCACAGTGCTGCAGCTTCTTGCTGCTTCTCCACGGGTCTATGCCTGCACCACTGTCCACTGCCTTTGGCCTGCCTGTCACATTTCTGCCTCCTTTATCACAGACTTCCATCTCCCCCTCTTCTTCATGGCGctgcctcctctttttcttctttttcctagaTGACTGATCAGACTGCACTGTGCTCAGCTCTCTAGGCCCACTTTCTCCTTCAGcttcttcctccccacttcctacacccattccctctttctcttctttctgcctccgtttcttcttcctgcttttcttaACGCTCTGGTCAGTGTATTGTAGGAGTGCCTCACCTACATTCTTTTCAGGTGTTacagcctcttcctcctctctctgtttcctcttttgtttcttctttctcaggAGGGCTCCCTGTCAGTCTGTGGTTGAGAGGTGCCCACATCCTCCGAGCCTTTGAACGGAGCCAGGAAGGCCTGCTCTTGGGCCTCCAGGTGAGCAAATTTGGCCCTCATTGTGATTCCAATCTGGGCAGCCTTGTGTGCTGTTCGCCCCTTACAGGCTTTGAGTAGCATCTCATCAGTCAGaatctttggaggcagaggctcgTGGCTGCCATCACTGCTGCTCGCTCTTCACCTGAGGTCAGTGTGGCTGTCTTCACAAACTTCTGGTATAGCAGATTGGGCTTGGGGTGATTTCGCTGGGTGGTCTCCGTGGAAAGACGCACTCCATCCTTCCCTGTGTCCACTACCAAGCTGGCTGCAGTCTTGTTGAAGAGATCACTCCACCAGTAGTTTGTAAACTCCTTGGCAGGGTCATGTCCCACCCCATGGGTGTCTTGCTTCAGGGTCACCTTGAGGGCCTGGGTGATGCCATTCTCGTTCCGGCCCAGGCCCTTGCCTTCAGTCCATCCATGTTTTAGCAGCTGCTCTTCAGCAAACTTCGTCCTGCGACTCTTGACCTTTGGGGTGACACTCACGGTGGGCAGAATCTTTGTCCTCAGATTCTCACCAGGGAAGACGTGGTACCATCCTTCAGTGCATGATCCTCTCTGTGGAAGCACGTGTCGCGCCAAGCATGGGCGTCGCCATCCTTGTGTATGATGTTTTGCAGATACAAATATTGTGTAGTTCTGCTGTTGAGATCAAATTGTGTCACTTATAGCTAAATCCACAAAATATTTTCCCTCAGGGGTTGAACTTGCAGCAACCATTGTGTGTTAAATATGGACTGGGGTTGGGCGTTGTAAGACAGAGGACAAGGCAAGCGATCATTTGATAAGCAGATGAAATGTGAGGGCAGTGACTATTGGGCGGACAGTGTCTGCCTTATGGCCTCTGGCAAGGTCACACCAAGGATCCAGCCTTCTGAAGTCACCTCCTCCAGTCAAACcaaaatctttaatttctcctGAACTGCAAAGTCTCTGGTACTTTGTTCATGCCACGCCTTTGTTCATGCCAAGACTTTGCAGGACAAGCAGTGGtgaagcacgcctttaattccagcactcaggaggcagaggcaggcggatctttgtgagttcgaggccagcctgggctacaagagctagttccaggacaggctccaaagctacagagaaaccctgtctcaaacaacaacaacaacaaaaaacaacaacaacaacaacagcaacaaaaaacaaaacaaaaaactttgcaggaacccagagagagagattcctgtGAACTGAAGAAATAAGAGTTAGGCCCAGAAGGGTGTAGATTCCTGTGAACTGAAGAAATAAGAGTTAGGCCCAGAAGGGTGTAGAGGTTCACAGGGATTACTTCTGAGCCCAGGAAGAGGCTAAAAGGATCTCactcattaggaaaaaaaaaaaaaaaaaaaaaaaaaaaaaaaaaaagcttgtgtCTTCAGGCTTCCCCTGCATTTGAGGATCACTAGGGAAGGTGacaagcagagaagaaaacaaatattgcAATCCCTTTTTTCTCATTTGACCCTCAAGCCAACAGCAGCGTATTTGGATTAATCCACCCATATTTCTTCATTCATCCATATAAATCTTCTGAACACCCCCTACAAAGTACTCAAATGCTGAAGATGTAAAAACAGTACaaaacaattaaggtagtcaccaatctgattacagaggaaggtcaggtcaggcaccctctccattattgctgggagtcttagctggggtcatccttatgggtTACTGGGTGTtttcctggcaccaggtttctccctaaccccataatggccccctgtatcaagatatctcttttattaTTCTCGCCTTTGTTCCACCCCCAACTTGACCATCCTGattcctcatgttctcatccccggTCCCCTTTCCTCTACTCCCCAACCTCAGGTTACCCAGGACATCTCACCTGTcttctcttcccagggagatccatgcatccctcttaggcTCCTTCTTGTTACCtcgcttctctggagctgtgaacTGTAGTCTgcttatcttttgctttacatctaaaatCCACTCAGGAGTGAGTACgcactgtgtttgtctttctaggtctgattgcctcactcaggatagttttttctagatccatctatttgtctgcaaatttcatgccACTCTGTTTCCCCCCATTGAGTAAAACTCAATTGTgtagatataccacattttctttatccattcttcagttgaggggcatctaggttgtttccaagttcataatgcttctatgaacatagttgatcaagtgttcttgtggtatgatttagcatcctttgatgcccaagagtagtatctctgggtcttgaggtagattgatccccaattttctgaaaaaaactaccatcctgctttccaaagtggctgtacaagtttgcattcccaagcctttaattccagcacttgtgaggcagagacaggcagatctttgtcaatttgaggtcagcctggtctaaaagagctagttccgggacaggctccaaagctacagagaaaccctgtctcggaaaaaaaaaaaaaagtttgcattcccaccagcagtggaggaatgttcctcttactccacatcctctccagcataggctgtcattagcatttttgatcttagccattctcacaggtgaaagatggtatctcagttcttttgatttgcatttccctgatagctaaggatgttgaatactTCTTTAAGTGTATCTCAGTCATtcgagattcttctgttgagagttctttgtttaaatCTGTAGCCCATTTTTGAatgggattatttggtattttggtgtctagtttcttgggttcgttatatattttggagatcagtcctttgtcagatgtgggattggtgcAGATCTTTTCCCATGCTGTAGGCTGCTGTATTGTCTTATGGACTGTGTCTTTTGCCTCGGTGTCTGTGTTGCTGGTGCCTTCATCCAAGAACTGttggaagcagacacagagatccacagtcaagcactgggccaagctctgggcatctagttgaagagagggaggagggattatgtgGCCAAGGGGAGTCAagataatcacagagaaacccaaagaaacagctgacctgagcttgtagGAGCTCtcagactctggaccaacagctagggagtAGACATGGGACCAGCAtaagccctctgcatgtgtgtgacaattgtgtagcttggtcttctgtgGGGCCCCTAGCCCTGGGACCAGAACCTGTTCCCTAGCAtatgagctggctctttgaaaCCTATTCCCTAaggtgggatgccttgcccagccttgatgcaagtgGGAGGagcctggtcctgcctcaacttgatatgtcatgctttgttgactcccatgggaggccttactcattctgaatggagacagagaagtgaatggggtgggggggggagggtgtaAGAGGGAGGTGGtcaggggatgggaggaggagaggagggaggggaaactgtggttggcatgtaaaataaataaaaaatagaagaaaacaatggaAGTCACTG encodes:
- the LOC130889329 gene encoding LOW QUALITY PROTEIN: G patch domain-containing protein 4-like (The sequence of the model RefSeq protein was modified relative to this genomic sequence to represent the inferred CDS: inserted 1 base in 1 codon; deleted 2 bases in 1 codon), which encodes MRVRNGSAHNGALSLCMRESICVAQTPKELTPTGEWKMSFGSSQKKSKGLLSGVFTEDREIPFPLLICVILFHRPSNRRRGSCTEGWYHVFPGENLRTKILPTVSVTPKVKSRRTKFAEEQLLKHGWTEGKGLGRNENGITQALKVTLKQDTHGVGHDPAKEFTNYWWSDLFNKTAASLVVDTGKDGVRLSTETTQRNHPKPNLLYQKFVKTATLTSGEERXSSDGSHEPLPPKILTDEMLLKACKGRTAHKAAQIGITMRAKFAHLEAQEQAFLAPFKGSEDVGTSQPQTDREPSRKKKQKRKQREEEEAVTPEKNVGEALLQYTDQSVKKSRKKKRRQKEEKEGMGVGSGEEEAEGESGPRELSTVQSDQSSRKKKKKRRQRHEEEGEMEVCDKGGRNVTGRPKAVDSGAGIDPWRSSKKLQHCGEDLDTQDEEEKDGLTKRERKVRRGEKKRQKCLEEVVLDVSDKDDDSRTWEVESEGERSQAHPKERAGINTDQRAKKKKQKRDRRSPGAGAPRRQGCLQWQTPSGWVRGRCLGALRDNAKGCESEDFGVATGERDPRGSAETETDARAASQSAPWAPDSGAKPREAGGAHRGHATPSAGRRRQHG